The Carnobacterium mobile DSM 4848 genome includes a window with the following:
- the spxA gene encoding transcriptional regulator SpxA: MVTLYTSPSCTSCRKARAWLEENNITYKERNIFSEPLSVSEIKSILRMTEDGTEEIISTRSKVFQDLDIDLDNLPLLDLFALIQENPGLLRRPIMVDDKRLQVGYNEDEIRRFLPREVRALELQLAQQIVGY, from the coding sequence ATGGTTACTTTATACACATCACCTAGTTGTACTTCATGCCGCAAAGCACGTGCTTGGTTGGAAGAAAACAACATTACTTATAAAGAGAGAAATATCTTTTCAGAACCATTATCAGTTTCTGAAATAAAATCTATTTTACGAATGACTGAAGACGGAACAGAAGAAATTATTTCTACTCGTTCAAAAGTTTTTCAAGATTTAGATATTGATTTAGACAATCTTCCTCTTTTAGACTTGTTTGCTTTAATTCAGGAAAATCCCGGATTGCTGCGTCGTCCAATTATGGTAGACGACAAAAGATTACAAGTGGGATATAACGAAGACGAAATACGTCGCTTCTTGCCTAGAGAAGTTCGTGCTCTTGAATTGCAGTTAGCTCAACAAATTGTAGGTTATTAA
- a CDS encoding ABC transporter ATP-binding protein: MKQKEKVLEVKGLKQYFNEGTNNEVRAVDDVTFDIYKGETFGLVGESGSGKSTTGRSIIRLYDPTAGEIDFEGTKVHSIKGKKDMLSFRRDMQMIFQDPYASLNPKMKIRDIIAEGIDIHGLATSTEDRNQQVDELLKTVGLNPDHASRYPHEFSGGQRQRIGIARALAVKPKFIIADEPISALDVSIQAQVVNLLMELQKTKDLTFLFIAHDLSMVKYISDRIGVMNSGKLLELASAEEVYNRPLHPYTESLLSAVPLPDPEYERNRVRTPYIPRESNGEAEELREITPGHFVYCRESDVAALQAKKASYTEK; this comes from the coding sequence ATGAAACAAAAAGAGAAGGTTTTAGAAGTTAAAGGATTAAAACAATACTTTAATGAAGGTACGAATAACGAAGTCCGCGCAGTAGATGATGTAACTTTTGATATCTATAAAGGAGAAACTTTTGGATTAGTTGGAGAGTCTGGCTCAGGAAAATCAACGACAGGACGTTCGATCATTCGTCTTTATGATCCAACAGCTGGTGAGATTGATTTTGAAGGAACTAAAGTTCATAGTATTAAAGGGAAAAAAGATATGCTGAGTTTCAGAAGAGATATGCAGATGATTTTTCAAGACCCTTATGCTTCATTAAATCCTAAAATGAAAATCCGTGATATTATTGCTGAAGGTATTGATATCCATGGTTTGGCAACTTCAACAGAAGACCGAAACCAACAAGTGGATGAATTACTTAAAACGGTTGGACTGAATCCCGATCATGCATCTCGTTATCCTCATGAGTTTTCAGGTGGGCAACGACAACGTATCGGTATTGCCAGAGCTTTAGCGGTTAAACCGAAGTTTATTATTGCAGATGAACCTATTTCTGCATTGGATGTTTCTATTCAAGCCCAAGTAGTAAACTTATTGATGGAATTGCAAAAAACAAAAGATTTAACGTTCTTGTTTATTGCCCATGATTTATCAATGGTAAAATATATCAGTGATCGTATCGGAGTAATGAATAGCGGGAAATTATTAGAATTAGCGTCGGCTGAAGAAGTTTATAACCGTCCATTACATCCTTATACAGAAAGTTTACTGTCTGCTGTTCCGTTGCCTGATCCTGAATACGAACGGAATCGTGTTAGAACACCATACATTCCAAGAGAATCAAATGGTGAGGCAGAAGAATTAAGGGAAATTACACCTGGACATTTTGTTTATTGCCGTGAATCAGATGTTGCAGCTTTACAAGCTAAGAAGGCCAGTTACACAGAAAAATAA
- the opp3C gene encoding oligopeptide ABC transporter permease, with product MFNPAESSDTEDNEKITAPSLSFLQDSWRRLKKNKAAVVSLFVLIVFVILSIAAPVISPHEPNVQIVSQANLPPKIPGVNINGLNGTQMLGGTRVDKYQEQNVPKDTYYILGTDGLGRDLLSRILHGTRVSLLIAFVAALFDLTIGVIYGLVSGWMGGRVDNAMQRLLEILSGVPNLVVVILMLLVLDPGIKSIIIALAITGWISMARVIRAQTMKLKNQEYILAAKTLGESPVKIAIKHIIPNLSGIIIIQTMFSIPAAIFFEAFLSFIGIGIPAPTASLGTLINDGYKTFRFLPHLMWYPAAVICILMISFNLLADGLRDAFDPKMKD from the coding sequence ATGTTTAATCCGGCTGAAAGTTCAGATACAGAAGACAATGAAAAAATAACGGCGCCTTCATTAAGTTTCTTACAAGATTCTTGGAGACGGCTGAAAAAGAACAAAGCAGCTGTAGTTAGTTTGTTTGTATTGATTGTATTTGTTATCTTAAGTATAGCTGCTCCAGTTATATCACCGCATGAACCGAATGTTCAAATCGTTTCGCAAGCCAATTTGCCGCCGAAAATTCCTGGTGTAAATATTAATGGATTAAACGGTACACAGATGTTGGGCGGAACGCGCGTTGACAAATACCAAGAACAAAATGTACCCAAAGATACGTACTATATCTTAGGGACCGATGGTTTAGGCCGCGATTTGCTTTCGCGTATTTTACATGGAACCCGCGTATCTTTATTGATTGCTTTTGTAGCAGCTTTATTTGACTTGACGATCGGAGTTATTTACGGATTAGTCTCCGGCTGGATGGGTGGCCGAGTGGACAATGCCATGCAACGGTTATTAGAAATTCTCTCTGGAGTGCCCAACTTAGTAGTTGTTATCCTAATGCTACTAGTCTTGGATCCAGGTATTAAATCGATTATTATCGCTTTAGCTATTACGGGATGGATTTCAATGGCTCGGGTCATCAGAGCACAAACCATGAAATTGAAAAACCAAGAATATATTTTAGCAGCTAAAACATTGGGAGAGTCTCCTGTTAAAATTGCTATCAAGCACATTATTCCAAATCTATCAGGCATTATCATTATCCAAACTATGTTCTCGATTCCAGCAGCTATCTTTTTTGAAGCGTTCTTAAGTTTCATCGGAATCGGTATTCCGGCACCAACAGCTTCATTGGGAACTTTAATTAATGATGGATACAAAACGTTCCGCTTCTTACCTCACTTAATGTGGTATCCAGCAGCAGTTATTTGTATCTTAATGATTTCATTTAACTTATTGGCTGATGGATTACGTGATGCTTTTGATCCAAAAATGAAAGATTAG
- a CDS encoding MBL fold metallo-hydrolase: MQLTVLGYWGGYPTKNEGTSSYLLESEDFHLLIDAGSASLISLENHLDPLKLDAVILSHYHADHIADIGVLQFTRQLKRMDNDERRAPILPIYGHQEDQENFNRLTLERVTEGVGYEENEKLTIGPFEIDFMRTLHPVPCFALRITEVNSGKVVVFTADSGYLPEFIPFSEKADVLLADTNLFEGMENHRIHMTSIEVARIAREAQVNQLILTHLPQEGDLELLKAQAVNEAPETKVTLAKKDLVITI; the protein is encoded by the coding sequence ATGCAACTAACAGTGCTAGGCTATTGGGGAGGTTACCCAACAAAAAACGAAGGAACCAGTTCTTACCTATTAGAATCCGAAGACTTTCACTTATTAATCGATGCAGGAAGCGCATCATTAATTTCACTTGAAAATCATCTTGACCCTTTAAAATTAGATGCTGTAATTTTATCTCATTACCATGCAGATCATATTGCAGACATAGGAGTATTGCAATTTACCAGACAATTGAAACGAATGGATAATGATGAACGCCGGGCACCTATTTTACCTATTTATGGCCATCAAGAAGACCAAGAAAATTTTAACCGGTTAACTCTGGAACGAGTAACAGAAGGTGTGGGGTATGAAGAAAATGAAAAGCTAACGATTGGACCATTTGAAATTGACTTTATGAGAACCCTGCATCCAGTACCTTGTTTTGCTTTAAGAATAACAGAGGTAAATTCAGGAAAAGTAGTAGTATTTACAGCTGATTCGGGCTATTTACCAGAATTTATTCCCTTCAGCGAAAAGGCTGATGTTTTATTAGCAGACACAAACCTTTTTGAAGGGATGGAAAATCATCGCATCCATATGACTTCAATCGAAGTGGCTCGAATTGCTAGAGAAGCGCAAGTAAATCAATTGATCCTGACTCATTTGCCGCAAGAAGGAGATTTAGAACTGCTAAAAGCTCAAGCTGTCAATGAAGCTCCGGAAACAAAGGTAACTTTAGCAAAAAAAGATTTAGTAATCACAATTTAG
- a CDS encoding DUF3899 domain-containing protein: protein MKAKLTVKNLIILILALCLIVELLIYHRISFLQTTNFTFIVSSLFLMVGLFWAVLHSGAFDFFHFSMKKVTSKLRREELSEETEQIPLSAAVGKGYIFPLQVGFGLLIICLVTLLGYYLF from the coding sequence ATGAAAGCAAAACTTACTGTTAAGAACCTTATTATTCTAATTTTAGCCTTATGCTTAATAGTCGAATTACTTATCTACCATAGAATAAGTTTTTTACAAACCACAAATTTTACTTTTATTGTTTCGAGTCTTTTTTTAATGGTCGGTCTTTTTTGGGCCGTTCTGCATTCAGGAGCTTTTGATTTTTTTCATTTCAGTATGAAAAAAGTTACTTCTAAATTAAGAAGAGAAGAGCTTTCTGAAGAAACTGAACAGATTCCCTTATCAGCTGCTGTAGGAAAAGGGTATATTTTTCCCTTACAAGTCGGCTTTGGGCTGCTGATCATTTGTTTAGTAACATTATTAGGGTACTATTTATTTTAA
- a CDS encoding M42 family metallopeptidase: protein MDEKDLKMLKELTDAKGVPGNEKQVREVFVRYAEKSADSITYDGLGSVIAKHVGDKTGPKVLFAGHLDEVGFMVTAITDEGFIKFQTLGGWWSQVMLAQQVEITTARNKVLHGVIGCKPPHVLTADVRNKAYDIQDMFIDIGASSKEEALSWGVKPGDMVTPYIEFKRLNDSKFLLAKAWDNRIGTAVALKVLENIAEEGHPNKAFSVGNVQEEVGLRGAKTATYTVDPDIAFALDTGTAGDTPGMTAKEADSKLGKGPQIIIYDASMVAHKGLRDFVVGVAEELGIPFQYTVIAGGGTDAGSQHVTRNGIPSLAITVATRYLHSHTSVIHEEDYLNTVKLVTEVVKRLDSKTVEKIRMN from the coding sequence ATGGATGAGAAAGATTTAAAAATGTTAAAAGAATTAACGGATGCTAAAGGAGTCCCGGGAAATGAAAAACAAGTAAGGGAAGTTTTCGTCCGTTATGCTGAAAAATCAGCTGATTCTATTACTTATGATGGATTAGGAAGTGTAATTGCTAAACACGTTGGAGATAAAACTGGACCTAAAGTCTTATTTGCAGGCCATTTAGATGAGGTCGGCTTTATGGTTACAGCTATTACAGATGAAGGATTTATTAAGTTTCAAACTTTAGGCGGCTGGTGGTCACAAGTGATGTTGGCTCAACAAGTTGAAATCACAACAGCACGCAATAAAGTTTTACATGGAGTGATTGGGTGTAAACCTCCGCATGTTTTAACAGCTGATGTGAGGAATAAAGCTTACGATATTCAAGATATGTTTATTGATATTGGTGCTTCAAGTAAAGAAGAAGCTTTGTCTTGGGGAGTAAAACCGGGAGATATGGTGACGCCTTATATTGAATTTAAACGCTTAAACGATTCGAAATTTCTATTGGCGAAAGCATGGGATAATCGAATTGGTACAGCAGTAGCATTGAAAGTACTAGAAAATATTGCTGAAGAAGGACATCCAAATAAGGCTTTTTCTGTTGGAAATGTCCAAGAAGAAGTTGGGCTACGCGGTGCTAAAACAGCAACGTATACCGTAGACCCAGATATAGCCTTTGCATTGGATACGGGAACAGCAGGAGATACGCCAGGGATGACAGCTAAAGAAGCAGATTCAAAGTTAGGTAAAGGGCCGCAAATCATTATCTACGATGCTTCTATGGTAGCTCATAAGGGATTACGTGACTTTGTTGTTGGAGTAGCTGAAGAGTTAGGTATACCTTTCCAATACACCGTTATTGCTGGAGGTGGAACAGATGCCGGAAGCCAACATGTAACACGTAATGGGATTCCTTCACTGGCTATTACAGTAGCAACCCGTTATCTTCATTCCCATACTTCAGTCATTCATGAAGAGGATTATTTAAATACTGTAAAACTAGTTACAGAAGTAGTTAAACGATTGGATAGTAAAACGGTTGAAAAGATAAGAATGAATTGA
- the hemG gene encoding protoporphyrinogen oxidase: protein MERAKKRIAIIGGGITGLTTAYRVKQKLEKENLPFELILLEGSLKIGGKIYTINADERYLDMGAESIDVRYPEALALIKELGLENQLIYSEGNKPDIFFYNQLHQLNYPTFKGIPIKKRDIWKDKLLTIHGKLASYKSCFFSAKKVEQDIETGAYLKKHFGDEMVEHIIEPFFTKIYASDLDRMGIKASKEQLYELEMKYGSLTKGLKHHPELIDGSGNYITFQKGLSVLTEALEENLKPYIKYRKKVLEIKKNEQNTYILDINHKEEVRVGAICVATPITEYAKLIRHSEIEEVFNKVDTASIGYIVFSFSKEAIKNEPKGFGIVTPRRNDSFVTSIIFLNKKWPTLNKSEDVLIGVSFGRNGEDILVSLSNKEIEETILKDLEIILGITEKPLSRVIKRWPNAIPQYTISQEEEMKQIESLLRKEFPGVYIAGHGLSGFGINQCIKQGNHVGEQLVEYIKKQNRM from the coding sequence ATGGAGAGAGCTAAAAAGAGAATTGCTATAATTGGTGGTGGTATAACAGGTTTGACTACAGCTTACCGAGTCAAACAAAAGCTCGAAAAAGAAAATTTACCCTTTGAATTGATTCTGTTAGAAGGATCACTAAAAATAGGCGGAAAGATCTATACTATAAATGCTGATGAACGATACCTTGATATGGGAGCCGAATCAATTGATGTACGTTATCCTGAAGCGTTAGCTTTAATTAAGGAACTAGGGCTTGAGAATCAATTGATTTATAGTGAAGGTAATAAACCGGATATTTTCTTTTATAACCAATTACATCAATTAAATTATCCTACATTTAAGGGGATACCTATCAAAAAAAGGGATATATGGAAAGACAAATTATTAACGATTCACGGGAAATTAGCTAGTTATAAATCTTGTTTTTTTTCGGCTAAAAAAGTAGAACAAGATATTGAAACTGGAGCTTATTTGAAAAAGCATTTTGGAGATGAGATGGTAGAACATATCATCGAGCCTTTTTTCACAAAGATCTACGCTAGTGACTTGGATAGAATGGGGATTAAAGCTTCCAAAGAACAGCTTTATGAGTTAGAAATGAAATACGGTAGTCTGACGAAAGGGTTGAAACACCATCCAGAGTTAATAGACGGGTCAGGGAATTATATAACTTTTCAGAAAGGATTGTCTGTATTAACAGAAGCACTGGAAGAAAATTTAAAACCGTATATCAAGTACAGAAAAAAAGTTCTTGAAATTAAAAAAAACGAACAAAATACTTATATTCTCGATATTAATCATAAAGAGGAAGTTCGAGTAGGTGCTATTTGTGTTGCTACGCCTATTACTGAGTATGCTAAACTAATTCGACATTCTGAAATAGAAGAAGTATTTAACAAAGTAGATACGGCTTCCATTGGATACATTGTTTTTAGTTTTTCAAAAGAAGCTATCAAAAACGAGCCAAAAGGATTCGGGATTGTTACTCCTAGAAGAAACGATTCTTTTGTTACGTCGATTATTTTTTTAAATAAAAAGTGGCCTACTTTAAATAAAAGTGAAGATGTATTAATCGGAGTTAGTTTTGGCCGGAATGGAGAAGATATTTTAGTTTCATTAAGTAATAAAGAAATCGAAGAGACCATTTTAAAAGACCTTGAAATCATTTTAGGTATTACTGAAAAACCCCTTTCTCGCGTGATAAAAAGATGGCCTAATGCAATACCTCAATATACCATCTCGCAAGAAGAAGAAATGAAACAGATTGAATCATTGCTTCGGAAGGAATTTCCTGGTGTTTATATTGCAGGACACGGCTTGTCAGGATTTGGTATCAATCAATGCATTAAACAAGGGAACCATGTGGGAGAACAATTGGTTGAATATATAAAAAAACAAAATCGTATGTAA
- a CDS encoding lipoate--protein ligase, translated as MYFVANERNGQEITDPRINLAIETFLLKQLTLDEPILLFYINEPSIIIGRNQNTIEEINTEYVEKNHIHIVRRLSGGGAVYHDFGNLSFCFITKDDGNSFRDFGKFTEPVIQSLHKMGVEGAALIGRNDLVIDGQKFSGNAMYSTNGRMTAHGTIMFDSDVEAVVGALKVRKDKIESKGIKSIRSRVTNIRPYLSDDYQYITTKEFRDKLLLNIFDVDSREEVKEYKLTDEDWKKIEEISNEYYRNWDWNYGKSPKFELVRRHRFPIGSVEFQMNVDKGQIKNIRIYGDFFGLGEISDVEEKLTGIKYEPQAIGEVFDKIDIKKYFGNITKEELIHLIY; from the coding sequence ATGTATTTTGTTGCAAACGAACGAAATGGACAAGAAATTACTGATCCAAGAATTAATTTAGCAATTGAAACTTTTTTGCTAAAACAGTTAACATTAGACGAGCCGATTTTACTTTTCTATATAAATGAACCTTCTATTATTATTGGTCGGAATCAAAATACGATTGAAGAGATCAATACAGAATATGTAGAGAAAAACCACATCCATATCGTCCGCCGTTTATCAGGAGGAGGGGCTGTTTATCATGACTTTGGTAATTTATCATTTTGTTTTATTACTAAAGATGATGGCAACTCATTCCGTGATTTTGGCAAATTCACTGAACCTGTGATTCAATCTCTGCATAAGATGGGAGTCGAAGGAGCAGCTTTAATAGGACGCAATGACCTAGTGATCGATGGACAAAAATTCTCAGGAAATGCTATGTACTCTACAAACGGACGGATGACAGCTCATGGTACGATAATGTTTGACAGTGATGTGGAAGCGGTCGTTGGAGCATTGAAAGTTCGTAAAGATAAGATTGAGTCTAAAGGCATCAAATCTATTAGAAGCCGTGTAACCAATATCCGTCCTTATCTATCTGATGATTATCAATATATTACGACTAAAGAATTTCGCGACAAACTATTGTTAAATATTTTTGATGTTGATTCAAGAGAAGAAGTTAAAGAATATAAGTTAACGGATGAGGATTGGAAAAAAATCGAAGAAATTTCTAACGAGTATTATCGAAATTGGGATTGGAATTATGGAAAATCTCCAAAATTTGAATTGGTACGTCGTCATCGGTTCCCGATTGGTTCTGTTGAATTTCAAATGAACGTGGATAAAGGCCAAATTAAAAACATCCGTATTTATGGCGACTTTTTTGGATTAGGTGAAATTTCAGATGTTGAAGAAAAATTAACTGGAATCAAATATGAACCTCAAGCTATCGGAGAAGTTTTTGATAAAATTGATATAAAAAAATACTTTGGAAATATCACCAAAGAAGAGTTAATTCACCTAATTTATTAA
- the opp3b gene encoding oligopeptide ABC transporter permease — MKSYAKFLGKRILYMLLTLFLIASITFFLMKLLPGTPYSNQDKLSEEQIYIMNEKYGLNEPIPVQYLVYITGLLKGDLGVSFQFNNTPVTELLSTRVGPSMQLGVQAVALGTILGIVLGVIAAMNQNTWIDTTATFTAILGRSIPNFVIAVLLQLIFGVYLKWFPIALWSGFQSSILPTIALAISPLADSARFIRTEMVEVLSSDYVELARAKGLSRWTVAFKHGVRNALIPLVTILGPMAVGLMTGSMVVENIFAIPGIGEQFVKSIMTNDYPTIMGVTILYSALLVGIILVVDILYGVIDPRIRVSTEGGDK, encoded by the coding sequence ATGAAAAGTTATGCTAAATTTCTTGGGAAACGTATCTTGTATATGTTATTGACATTATTCTTAATTGCATCGATCACATTCTTCTTGATGAAGCTTTTACCCGGTACTCCATACAGTAACCAGGATAAGCTGTCAGAAGAACAAATTTACATCATGAATGAAAAATATGGATTAAATGAACCCATTCCGGTTCAATATCTAGTCTATATAACAGGACTATTGAAAGGAGATTTAGGTGTTTCTTTCCAATTCAATAATACTCCTGTAACGGAACTCTTATCTACTCGGGTAGGGCCTTCCATGCAGCTGGGAGTTCAGGCGGTTGCTTTAGGAACAATATTAGGGATTGTTCTCGGTGTAATAGCCGCAATGAATCAAAATACATGGATAGATACTACTGCGACATTTACAGCTATCTTAGGGCGGTCGATTCCTAACTTTGTTATTGCTGTATTATTGCAACTTATTTTTGGTGTTTATTTGAAGTGGTTCCCTATCGCTTTATGGAGCGGATTCCAATCTTCTATTTTACCGACAATAGCTTTAGCAATTTCACCATTGGCTGATTCGGCTCGTTTTATCCGAACAGAAATGGTAGAAGTACTTAGCAGCGATTATGTGGAACTAGCACGTGCTAAAGGTCTGAGTCGTTGGACAGTAGCATTTAAACATGGGGTTCGTAATGCTTTGATTCCATTAGTGACGATTTTAGGACCTATGGCTGTTGGGCTGATGACTGGTTCAATGGTAGTAGAAAATATTTTTGCTATTCCCGGAATTGGAGAACAATTCGTTAAATCAATTATGACAAATGATTATCCTACAATTATGGGTGTAACGATTCTTTACTCTGCATTGTTAGTAGGCATTATCTTAGTTGTTGATATTTTATATGGTGTTATCGATCCGCGTATTCGTGTTTCAACTGAAGGAGGGGACAAGTAA
- a CDS encoding peptide ABC transporter substrate-binding protein translates to MKNIKLMSLLGITLVSSAVLAACGSNTEGSKGGSTTQELNLIETAEIPTMDSVLNTDTVGSTVMNNVMEGLYRLNLKNEPELAMAAEEPTISEDGLTYTFKIREDANWSNGDPVTANDFVFAWRRLVNPETGSQSAYMMEDVIKNATEINKGELKPEELGVKEIDDKTLEIQLVAELPYFKDLLSLSMFLPQNEDYVTEKGNKYASSSDNALYNGPFVLTKWDGTGLSWSYEKNDTYWDAETVKLDEINVDVVKETSTAINLYDAGEIDSMKLTGEYVQTKQGDPDLKSAPTSSVFYFKYNQERNGQPTPLANENIRKAISMAFDKEAYAKTILQNGSLPANGLVPSGLVKNPSTDEDFRDENGDLLIYDKEAAKEYMKKGLSELGVDSLKLELLSDDSENAKKSSEYMQGQLMQNLPGLEINIRSVPFKVRIDVNSRQDYDIQMAGWGADFADPINFLELFETTNSNNKASISIPEYDALLEKVNTTDLNDLDKRWSDMIEAEKLLLDQAAIAPIYQRYNAILEKPYVKNIGKHLVGPEYSFKWASIEK, encoded by the coding sequence GTGAAAAATATCAAGTTAATGAGTTTGTTAGGAATTACTTTAGTATCTTCAGCAGTTTTGGCTGCTTGCGGTTCAAATACAGAAGGTAGTAAGGGCGGTTCAACAACTCAAGAATTAAATTTAATTGAAACAGCAGAAATACCGACGATGGATTCGGTTCTAAACACAGATACAGTGGGATCAACCGTTATGAATAATGTAATGGAAGGATTGTACCGTTTGAATCTAAAGAACGAACCAGAGCTCGCAATGGCTGCTGAAGAGCCTACTATTAGCGAAGATGGATTAACATATACCTTTAAAATCAGAGAAGATGCAAACTGGTCTAATGGAGATCCTGTTACTGCTAATGATTTTGTTTTCGCTTGGCGTCGTTTGGTCAATCCAGAGACAGGTTCTCAATCTGCTTATATGATGGAAGACGTAATAAAAAATGCGACAGAAATCAATAAAGGAGAACTAAAACCAGAGGAATTAGGAGTAAAAGAAATTGATGATAAAACATTAGAAATCCAACTAGTAGCTGAGCTTCCTTATTTTAAAGATTTGCTGTCTTTATCAATGTTCTTGCCTCAAAATGAAGATTATGTAACAGAAAAAGGTAACAAGTATGCTTCAAGTAGTGATAATGCTTTATACAATGGGCCGTTTGTTTTAACTAAATGGGATGGGACTGGTTTAAGCTGGTCGTATGAAAAAAATGATACTTATTGGGATGCAGAGACGGTTAAGTTAGATGAAATCAATGTGGACGTAGTAAAAGAAACTTCTACTGCCATTAACTTGTATGATGCAGGAGAAATTGATTCTATGAAATTAACAGGAGAGTACGTACAAACTAAACAAGGTGATCCTGATTTAAAATCTGCTCCTACATCTTCTGTTTTTTACTTTAAATACAATCAAGAACGCAATGGACAACCAACGCCATTAGCCAATGAAAATATTCGTAAAGCTATTTCAATGGCATTTGACAAAGAAGCCTATGCTAAAACAATATTACAAAATGGTTCCTTGCCGGCTAATGGTCTGGTACCAAGCGGATTAGTTAAAAATCCGTCAACAGACGAAGATTTTCGAGATGAAAATGGAGATTTGCTTATCTATGATAAAGAAGCTGCCAAAGAATATATGAAAAAAGGGCTTTCTGAATTAGGAGTAGATTCATTAAAGCTAGAACTTCTTTCTGATGATTCAGAGAATGCTAAGAAATCTTCTGAGTATATGCAAGGACAATTGATGCAAAATCTTCCAGGATTGGAAATCAACATTCGTTCAGTGCCGTTTAAAGTTCGTATTGATGTAAATAGTCGTCAAGATTACGATATTCAAATGGCGGGATGGGGAGCAGACTTTGCTGATCCAATCAATTTCCTTGAATTATTTGAAACAACAAATTCAAATAATAAAGCCAGCATTTCTATACCTGAATACGATGCTTTACTCGAAAAAGTAAACACTACAGATTTAAATGATCTAGATAAGAGATGGAGTGATATGATCGAAGCAGAAAAACTGCTCCTTGATCAAGCAGCAATTGCACCTATTTACCAACGTTATAACGCGATTCTAGAAAAACCTTATGTCAAAAATATCGGTAAACATTTAGTAGGACCAGAATATTCTTTCAAATGGGCTTCTATTGAAAAATAA
- a CDS encoding ABC transporter ATP-binding protein: MNNVLEVKNLNITFDTYAGKVKAIRGVSFNLKKGETLAIVGESGSGKSVTTRSIMRLLSQNANIEEGEILFNGKDLIKKSEKEMQGIRGKDIAMIFQDPMTSLNPTMTIGKQVAEPIRLHQKLNKNEAFKRALELLKLVGLPQAEKRMKQYPHQFSGGQRQRIVIAIALACNPEVLIADEPTTALDVTIQAQILDLMKELQKKISTSIIFITHDLGVVANVADRVAVMYAGKIVEVGTVDEIFYNPRHPYTWGLISSMPTLEIKESLYAIPGTPPDLLDPPKGDAFAPRNEYAMKIDTELEPPLFKISDTHYAATWLLHPDAPAVEPPTEIKARQEIYEQKFSKTQYKKETSISNAENEVKGGV; the protein is encoded by the coding sequence ATGAATAACGTATTAGAAGTAAAAAATTTGAATATCACATTCGACACCTACGCTGGTAAAGTAAAAGCCATTCGCGGTGTCAGCTTTAATTTAAAAAAAGGAGAAACGCTCGCAATTGTTGGTGAGTCTGGTTCAGGGAAATCAGTAACAACACGTAGCATTATGCGTTTGCTTTCTCAAAATGCCAATATTGAAGAGGGCGAAATCTTATTTAACGGAAAAGACTTGATTAAAAAATCTGAAAAAGAAATGCAAGGTATCCGTGGTAAAGACATTGCTATGATTTTCCAAGATCCAATGACTTCTCTTAATCCGACGATGACAATTGGAAAGCAAGTAGCTGAACCGATTCGTCTCCACCAAAAATTAAACAAAAATGAAGCATTTAAACGTGCTTTGGAACTGTTGAAACTGGTAGGCTTACCACAAGCGGAAAAACGAATGAAACAGTATCCACACCAATTTTCAGGCGGACAACGTCAACGGATCGTCATTGCAATTGCATTAGCTTGTAATCCAGAAGTTTTGATTGCTGACGAACCAACAACAGCACTGGATGTTACGATTCAAGCTCAAATTCTTGATCTGATGAAAGAACTCCAAAAGAAAATTTCTACTTCGATCATTTTTATTACTCATGATTTAGGAGTAGTAGCTAATGTGGCTGATCGTGTTGCTGTTATGTATGCAGGTAAAATTGTTGAAGTAGGAACAGTAGATGAAATTTTCTATAATCCGCGTCACCCTTATACTTGGGGATTGATCAGTTCAATGCCAACATTGGAGATTAAAGAATCCTTGTATGCGATTCCGGGGACACCTCCGGATCTATTAGACCCTCCTAAAGGCGATGCATTCGCACCACGTAATGAATATGCAATGAAAATTGATACGGAACTAGAACCACCTTTATTTAAGATTTCAGATACGCATTATGCAGCTACTTGGCTATTGCATCCAGATGCTCCAGCAGTAGAGCCGCCTACTGAAATCAAAGCAAGACAAGAAATTTATGAACAAAAATTTTCTAAAACGCAATATAAGAAAGAAACCTCCATTTCTAATGCCGAAAATGAAGTAAAAGGAGGCGTCTAA